The region TAATTCCCTTTGTTGGCCAGCATGGAGTCGTGGAGGGACTTTTCGGCCTGATGTCCCGAGCCGACCATGAGGGTCTCATGGTAGTCCAGGGAGATCATGTCGAGGATCAGGCTGGAGACGGTCGGATGCGTCGAACGCAGCAGCGATTCCGAGCAACCGGTACACTCTTGGAAATGGAGCCAGATTACTGCAGGCCTGTTGTCGCTCTTCTGGGCCGCTTGGGCAACTTTGGTAACCATCCCGTAGGGAAGCCCCAGCATGGCTGATACGGTCATGCAGGTCTTCATGAAGTCTCGACGGGTAACGCCGGGGAAAAGGCCCTCTTTTGTCATTGCATCCTCCGCTGTCATGTACTTGAGTATGTGGCTGGTTAAAAACCTTGTAGTATACGGCAACAGGCGTGCCAATCTTGCTTTTTGGGGCTATTTGTTACAACTATGTATAATTGCAGGATTTGTTGCGTTTACGGTCAGGCGGGTGAGCGTCAAAACAAAACAACGGTTGCGTCTTTTTGTCTCATGATGTATCTTTTTGTCCAGGCAGACCCCTCCTGCCCCCCTCTGTTTTCACGAGGGGAAAAACAGACCCTCCATCAAATATAACCAAGAGATTGCGAGCGTGTCTGCCCGCCGGTCTCCCAGGGGACCAGAGGAGGAGTGGTGCCACCGGTGTGAATAAGGAGCATGTCCTATGCCAACTGTGTTTGTTTGTGATGACGAAGCGGATATCCTCCGCTATCTTGATAAGCTCCTGAGTGCCAACGGTTATCAGGTGGAAACCTTTCTGCGCGGCAACGAGCTTCTGAAGCGGGTAAAGGCCCCGGATGCCCCGGAGTGCGACGTGATCCTCCAGGATGTGCGCATGCCCGACATGGACGGCCTCCAGGTCCTCAAGCACCTGCGCAACGAACGCCCGGAAGTTCCGGTGGTCATCATGACGGCCCACGGCACGATCGACGATGCGGTTCAGGCCATCAAGCTGGGGGCCTACGACTATATCACCAAACCGTTTCCCAAAGAGAAGCTGCTGACGGTACTGGACCGGATGCTCGACCATCACCGGCTGGCCAATGAGAACCTCCTGCTGCGCAAGGAGCTGCAGCGGGGAACCGGCCGTTCCGAAACAATGGTTTTCCGGAGCGCCCGCTTTCGCGAGGTGTACGACCTTACCCTCCAGGTCGCCTCCAGCGATGCCAACATCCTGGTCCTGGGAGAATCGGGCACCGGCAAGGAACTGATCGCCAGCACCATCCACGCCAACAGCCCGCGCGCCGGCAAACCGTACGTCTCCCTCAACTGCGCCGCCCTCTCGGATACCCTCTTGGAAAGCCAGCTCTTCGGGCACGTGCGCGGTGCCTTTACCGGTGCCGTGATCAACCAGAAGGGGCTGGTGGAGGAGGCGGACGGCGGGACGCTCTTTCTCGACGAGATCGGCGACGTCAGCCCGACGGTGCAGGCCAAGCTGCTGCGGGTCATCCAGGAAAAGGATTTCATCGCCGTCGGCTCGACCCGCCCCCGCAAGGTGGATGTGCGCTTTGTCGCCGCCACCAACAAGGACCTGGCCAACGAGGTCCGGGACGGCCGTTTCCGCGAGGATCTCTATTACCGCCTGAACGTCATCACCATCAATCTCCCCTCCCTGCGCGAGCGGCGCGAGGACATCGAGCCGCTCGCGCGCCACTTCCTGGAGATCTACACCACCAAGATGAAGAAAGAGGTGCACGATTTCGAGGACGAGGCCCTGGCCATGCTGCGGGACTACGACTGGCCCGGCAACGTGCGCGAGTTGGAGAACGTCATGGAGCGCGCCGTGATCCTGGCCCGCTCCAAGGCCATCACCGCCGCCCTGCTCCCCATCGGGCGGCGGCGCGAAACCGCGGCCGTCCCCCACGGGGCGGCCCCCTGGTGGCGCTGGACGAGGTGGAGCGGCAGCATATCAAGGCGGTCTTGAAGCGCACCGGTTTTCACAAGAGCCGCACGGCCGAGATCCTCGGCATCTCGCGCAAGACCCTGGACCGCAAGATCGTCGAATTCGGCCTCAATATCGGCCGGGCCGAGTAATGGCGGAGAGCGGTCCCCCGGGGCGTGAGACGGCATGAAATTCCTGCGGACCTCCATACGCTTCAAGCTGACGGTGGGCACCATGGTGCCGCTGATGGCGGCCATCGCCGCCTGCTGGGTCATCGGTTCCTCGATCATCATCACGCGCTTCATCAGCGAGGCGCAGCAGACGGTGGAGAGCAATCTCAGCTCGGCCAACGAGAT is a window of Geobacter sp. FeAm09 DNA encoding:
- a CDS encoding sigma-54-dependent transcriptional regulator, with the translated sequence MPTVFVCDDEADILRYLDKLLSANGYQVETFLRGNELLKRVKAPDAPECDVILQDVRMPDMDGLQVLKHLRNERPEVPVVIMTAHGTIDDAVQAIKLGAYDYITKPFPKEKLLTVLDRMLDHHRLANENLLLRKELQRGTGRSETMVFRSARFREVYDLTLQVASSDANILVLGESGTGKELIASTIHANSPRAGKPYVSLNCAALSDTLLESQLFGHVRGAFTGAVINQKGLVEEADGGTLFLDEIGDVSPTVQAKLLRVIQEKDFIAVGSTRPRKVDVRFVAATNKDLANEVRDGRFREDLYYRLNVITINLPSLRERREDIEPLARHFLEIYTTKMKKEVHDFEDEALAMLRDYDWPGNVRELENVMERAVILARSKAITAALLPIGRRRETAAVPHGAAPWWRWTRWSGSISRRS
- a CDS encoding helix-turn-helix domain-containing protein; the encoded protein is MALDEVERQHIKAVLKRTGFHKSRTAEILGISRKTLDRKIVEFGLNIGRAE